A window of Elusimicrobiota bacterium contains these coding sequences:
- the nadB gene encoding L-aspartate oxidase, translated as MEYKSDFLIIGSGIAGLSLALRLYKYGSVFVITKRGIFDTNTTEAQGGIACVCQQADSFEQHINDTIIAGAGLCKKEVVELVVKQAPQRLAELEEWGVKFDKTIGLEGGHSRRRVLHSTDNTGKAIETVLVRQVKRMPNIKIFENFVAVNLIKKRETDAKENAKQTRKKKFDRCWGAYVLDKRAGVVKTFLAQTTILATGGAGKVYLYTSNPDVATGDGIAMAYRAGCRVANLEFMQFHPTCLYHPEAKSFLISEALRGEGAVLVDSKYRRFMKKYHPKKELAPRDIVARAIDSELKKSGDDCVYLDISFKQSSFLKTRFPTIYKKCRAFGIDITKKPIPVVPAAHYICGGVMTDIYGRTNIRNLYAIGEVACSGFHGANRLASNSLLEGLVFSYLSAQKIINQKKEKLPKVATWKTGYATHPDEAIVISHNWDEIRRLMWNYVGIVRSNKRLERALSRIKNLKKEINQYYWDFIITQDLIELRNIATVAELIIKSAITRKESRGLHYNIDYPEKLPEPKNTIL; from the coding sequence ATGGAATATAAATCTGATTTTTTGATTATTGGGTCTGGTATTGCAGGGCTTTCTTTAGCACTTCGGCTTTACAAATACGGCTCTGTTTTTGTTATAACGAAAAGAGGCATTTTTGATACTAATACAACTGAAGCACAGGGTGGGATTGCCTGTGTTTGTCAGCAGGCTGATTCTTTTGAACAACATATTAACGATACAATTATTGCAGGTGCAGGGCTATGTAAAAAAGAGGTTGTAGAACTTGTTGTAAAACAGGCACCGCAGCGGCTAGCCGAACTTGAAGAATGGGGTGTGAAGTTTGATAAAACAATCGGGCTTGAGGGTGGGCATTCAAGAAGACGGGTTTTACATTCAACAGATAACACAGGAAAAGCAATAGAGACAGTGCTTGTCAGACAGGTTAAAAGAATGCCGAATATAAAAATTTTTGAGAACTTTGTTGCAGTTAATCTGATAAAAAAACGCGAAACAGACGCGAAAGAAAACGCGAAACAAACGCGAAAGAAAAAGTTTGATAGATGTTGGGGTGCGTATGTTTTGGACAAGAGGGCAGGTGTAGTAAAAACATTTCTGGCGCAGACAACGATTTTAGCAACAGGTGGTGCTGGTAAGGTTTATCTTTATACATCAAATCCAGATGTAGCGACTGGTGATGGAATTGCGATGGCTTATCGTGCTGGCTGTCGTGTTGCCAATTTAGAGTTTATGCAATTTCATCCGACCTGTCTTTATCATCCGGAAGCGAAATCGTTTTTAATCTCGGAGGCGCTCCGTGGTGAAGGTGCAGTTCTGGTAGATTCAAAATACAGAAGGTTTATGAAAAAATATCATCCTAAAAAGGAGTTAGCGCCGCGAGATATTGTTGCCAGAGCGATTGATTCGGAGTTAAAAAAATCAGGTGATGACTGTGTGTATCTTGATATTTCATTCAAGCAATCAAGTTTTCTTAAAACCAGATTCCCAACAATTTATAAAAAATGCCGCGCTTTTGGGATTGATATTACAAAAAAGCCGATACCTGTGGTGCCTGCTGCACATTATATCTGTGGCGGTGTGATGACGGATATCTACGGCCGAACAAATATTCGTAATCTTTACGCGATTGGCGAGGTTGCCTGTAGTGGTTTTCATGGTGCGAATCGGCTTGCGTCTAATTCGCTTTTAGAAGGGCTTGTGTTTTCTTACCTATCTGCGCAGAAAATTATCAACCAGAAAAAAGAAAAATTGCCGAAAGTCGCTACCTGGAAAACAGGTTATGCAACACATCCTGATGAAGCGATAGTCATTTCGCATAACTGGGATGAAATCAGACGGCTAATGTGGAACTATGTTGGGATTGTTCGGTCTAATAAACGATTGGAGAGAGCGCTGTCAAGAATAAAAAATCTCAAAAAAGAAATCAACCAGTACTATTGGGATTTTATCATTACACAGGATTTGATTGAACTGCGTAATATAGCTACCGTTGCAGAACTGATAATAAAATCAGCAATCACTCGCAAAGAATCACGCGGGCTTCATTACAATATTGACTATCCTGAAAAACTTCCAGAACCGAAAAATACAATTTTATAA
- the lepA gene encoding translation elongation factor 4: protein MNIRNFSIIAHIDHGKSTLADRILEFTSAIPISHKEQVLDAMDLERERGITIKAKAVRLNYTATDGQLWQLNLIDTPGHVDFTYEVSRALAACEGCLLVVDASQGVEAQTLSNYELARQHNLKIVTVINKIDLKQADVVNTQKQIEKVLKITEKPILVSAKQNIGITEVVDAIIHTIPAPVNEAKKPLKALVFDSHYDLFRGVIIYIRVFDGEIFANKKVMLFSNSEKFDVEEVGFFQLQNPSSPAARKITDKLSTGEVGYVILGIKDIHKIKIGDTITESEKPTQQPHPGFKELKPFVFCGLFPVQPGDYDALTKAMGKLHLEDSSFFYQPETSVALGFGYRCGFLGLLHMDIVKERLQREFNLNLIITAPNVKYRIKTIESRPSLQATDDFLGKTASIIEIDNPSKFPEKQFIEKIYEPYILATIILPQQFVGNVMALCENRRADFLDMTYITEDKVKLVYKMPLAEVIVDFYDKLKSVSSGYGSFDYELAEYKESELVKVDILVHDEPIDALSFIIHRQKAEFYARKITEKLKQLIPRQLFEVPIQASISGRIITRENVRSLRKDVIAKCYGGDITRKRKLLEKQKEGKKKMKQFGNVSIPQDAFLAVLKLDGDGGK from the coding sequence GTATCACAATAAAAGCAAAAGCAGTCCGCTTAAACTATACCGCTACCGACGGGCAGTTATGGCAACTAAATCTTATAGATACACCAGGTCATGTTGATTTTACATATGAGGTTTCCCGCGCACTCGCTGCCTGTGAGGGCTGTCTGTTGGTGGTTGACGCCTCGCAAGGTGTTGAAGCACAAACGCTATCTAATTACGAACTTGCCCGACAACATAACTTAAAAATTGTCACTGTAATTAATAAAATTGACTTAAAGCAAGCGGATGTTGTGAATACACAGAAACAGATAGAAAAGGTACTAAAAATAACCGAAAAACCGATTCTTGTTTCTGCCAAACAAAATATCGGTATAACCGAAGTTGTAGATGCAATAATTCATACAATACCTGCACCGGTTAATGAAGCCAAAAAGCCACTTAAAGCGTTGGTGTTTGATTCACACTATGATTTATTCAGAGGCGTAATCATTTATATTCGCGTTTTTGATGGCGAGATTTTTGCTAATAAAAAAGTGATGCTGTTTTCAAACAGCGAAAAATTTGATGTAGAAGAAGTCGGTTTTTTTCAACTCCAAAACCCATCAAGCCCTGCAGCCCGAAAAATTACAGATAAACTTTCTACTGGCGAGGTTGGTTATGTAATTTTAGGTATCAAAGATATACATAAAATAAAAATCGGCGATACTATTACGGAATCTGAAAAGCCAACACAACAGCCACATCCGGGTTTCAAAGAGTTAAAGCCGTTTGTATTCTGCGGACTTTTTCCGGTTCAACCCGGTGATTATGATGCACTCACAAAAGCAATGGGGAAACTGCATTTAGAGGACTCGTCTTTTTTTTATCAGCCGGAAACATCCGTTGCGCTTGGTTTCGGCTATAGATGCGGCTTCCTGGGGCTTCTGCATATGGATATAGTAAAAGAACGGCTACAGCGAGAGTTCAATCTCAATCTTATCATAACCGCACCGAATGTCAAATACAGAATAAAGACAATAGAATCTCGTCCGTCATTGCAAGCCACCGACGACTTTTTGGGAAAAACAGCCTCAATAATAGAAATTGATAATCCATCAAAATTTCCTGAAAAACAGTTTATAGAAAAAATTTATGAGCCGTATATTCTTGCAACGATTATCCTGCCTCAACAATTCGTTGGGAATGTGATGGCACTCTGTGAAAATCGGCGTGCTGATTTCTTGGATATGACATATATCACCGAAGATAAAGTCAAACTGGTTTATAAGATGCCACTTGCTGAGGTGATTGTAGATTTTTATGATAAACTTAAATCTGTATCTAGCGGCTATGGCTCGTTTGATTACGAACTTGCCGAATATAAAGAATCTGAACTGGTTAAAGTAGATATTCTCGTGCACGATGAACCAATTGACGCATTGTCGTTTATTATACACCGGCAGAAAGCAGAATTTTATGCCCGAAAAATAACTGAAAAATTGAAACAACTGATACCCAGACAGTTATTTGAGGTGCCAATACAGGCGTCAATTTCAGGCAGAATTATTACCCGCGAAAATGTGCGTTCGTTAAGAAAGGATGTGATTGCCAAATGTTACGGTGGCGATATTACCCGAAAACGAAAACTGCTTGAAAAACAGAAAGAAGGCAAGAAAAAAATGAAACAGTTCGGTAATGTCTCAATCCCGCAAGATGCATTCCTCGCCGTCCTCAAACTTGATGGAGACGGAGGAAAATAA